The DNA sequence CAGCTCGATGCCGACCTCGTCGTCACCCGGGTGGTCGCCGTCCGGGATCGGTTTCCCGGTGACCTGGCTCCAGAACTGGCAAAGGGTGTACGGGTCGGCGCAGTCGACGGACACGTTCAGCACGGCGGAAGGCATGCGCAGAGTCTGGCCGAGCGGCCGTGCCGGTGCGACCGGTTTTGGCGGACGCGGTCAGGAAGCCAGGAGGAGCCCCGCGGTCCGGTGCATCCGGCGGCTGTCGTCGACGATGAGGATCTCGCAGCCGGGCCGGTCCGCCGCCCACGTGATGCCCTCGGCGCCCATCGCGAACGCCGCCGTGGCCAGCGCGTCCGCGGTGACCAGGTCCCCGGCCACCACCGTGACGCTCATCAGGCCGGTCGCCGGCGTGCCGTCGCGGCCGTCGAGGATGTGCGAGCCGCGCTCGTAGGCCGCCGACGTCGCGATGGCGCCGTTGCGCGACTCCAGCACCGCGCACACGGCCAGGGGCTGCTCGGGGTGGCGCACGCCGACCCGCCACGGCCGCCCGGGTTCGGGTTCGCCGGCGGTGACGACGTCGCCGCCCGCGTTGAGGCAGAACGTCGTCGCGCCTTCGGCCTTGAGCATGTCGGCGGCGCGCTGCACCGCCCAGCCCTTCACCACCGCGCACGGGTCGAGGCCGCGCCCGGGCAGCCGCGCCCGGAACGCGCCGCCGGAGAGCTGCTCGTAGTACGCGCAGAGCTCCAGCACCTCGATCAGGTCGTCGCTCAGGTCCTCGGCCGGCAGCTCGCCGCGGTCGTAGCGGCTGACCTCGCTGTCCTGCTTGAACGGGCTGAACCTGGCGTCGACGTCGCGGAACCACGCGAAGACGTCGTCGACGACCTCGGCGAAATCACCGTCGTCCCGCAGGTCGAGGGAGATCGGCAGGCCCATCACCTGTTCCACGCGGTTCGTCATCGGTTGCCCCGGGCGTCGATGGCGGCCTGCAGCGACGTCTTGTACGACTCGCTCGTCTCGGTCGCGCCGGTCACCGTGTCGATCTTCGCGCTCTGCGCCTTGATCGCCTCCTCCTGCAGCTTCGGCAGGGCAGTGAGGGCGCGGCCGCCGTCCGGCGCCTGCAGCAGGGTGATCGCGGCCATCCGGGAACCGGTGAAGGTCACCTGGACCTGCACGGTCCCGTAGGTGCTCCACTCGGCGGTGCCCTGCGTGGTCACCGTCGCGTTAGCACTGTCCGGAGTGGACGATGGCGGCGGCGCGGACGTCGTGGGGGAGGTGGACGTGCCCCCGGTCGGCCCACCGGCCGAAGTGGACGGTGGCGCGGCTGATGTGGACGGTGCGACCACGGCCGGTGGCGCCTGGGCGACGGCGGCGTTCTGCACCGGCGGCCCGGGTTCGAACCGCCAGACCGCGATGAACCCCGCGATCGACAGCGCGACGACGAAGATGGTTCTCTTCATGACGACGTCTCCCTAGGCCGCGAGGCTGAAGCGTTCGGCGTGGACCTGGGCCTTGGGCACGCGCAGCTCCCGCAGGCTGCGCAGCACGGCCGACGTCATCCCCGGCGGGCCGCAGACGAAGACGTCGCGCTCGTGCACGTCGGGCACCATCATGTGCAGGTTCGCCGGGCCGAGCATCGTGCCGCGCGGGCCGACCGCCTGGTCGGGTCCGGTGAGGACACTCACCATCGCGCCGCGGGTCTTGGCCAGCTCGTTCAGCTCGGGCAGCAGTACCGCGTCGGCCTGGGTGCGCACCCGGTACAGCACGACGACGTGGCCTTGGATGTCCTCCAGCAGCGCGCGGATCGGCGTGATGCCGACGCCGCCCGCCACGAGCAGGGCGTCGGGGCGCCGCTGGTGGATCGTGGTGAACGCGCCGTACGGGCCTTCGGCGAACACCCGCGTCCCGATGCGGAGGTTGCGCAGCGACGCGCTGGCGTCGCCGAGCGCCTTCGCGGTCAGGCGCAGCGTGCGGCCGTCGGGTGCGGCGGACAGCGAGAAGGGGTTGGCCTGGTACCAGCGGTCCTTGGTGAGGAACCGCCACAGGAAGAACTGGCCGGCGCGGGCCGGCATCCGGTCGAGGTGCTTGCCGCTCATGTAGACCGAAACCACGTCCGGGGCCTCGGAAACCACGGCGGTGACGCGCAGCCGGTGGCGCAGGTTCCGCCACAGCGGGAGCAGTACGCGCCCGG is a window from the Amycolatopsis sp. NBC_00355 genome containing:
- a CDS encoding FAD:protein FMN transferase; protein product: MTNRVEQVMGLPISLDLRDDGDFAEVVDDVFAWFRDVDARFSPFKQDSEVSRYDRGELPAEDLSDDLIEVLELCAYYEQLSGGAFRARLPGRGLDPCAVVKGWAVQRAADMLKAEGATTFCLNAGGDVVTAGEPEPGRPWRVGVRHPEQPLAVCAVLESRNGAIATSAAYERGSHILDGRDGTPATGLMSVTVVAGDLVTADALATAAFAMGAEGITWAADRPGCEILIVDDSRRMHRTAGLLLAS
- a CDS encoding FMN-binding protein, translated to MKRTIFVVALSIAGFIAVWRFEPGPPVQNAAVAQAPPAVVAPSTSAAPPSTSAGGPTGGTSTSPTTSAPPPSSTPDSANATVTTQGTAEWSTYGTVQVQVTFTGSRMAAITLLQAPDGGRALTALPKLQEEAIKAQSAKIDTVTGATETSESYKTSLQAAIDARGNR
- a CDS encoding ferredoxin reductase family protein — translated: MTQTAEATRPAIRPRIAAKSGLFLILGANVAAATTLFAQAGLSPNVLISIGRLAGLYGALAMAFQLLLVARLPWLDRRIGMDRLTTWHRWTGFTILWTLLAHLVFIVFGYAEVENHGVVDELVDMANQLEGILRALVAFAVILIVGAASAKFARKRLAYETWHFIHLYTYAAVFLAFTHQIALGTSFAGSPMAKGYWWTLWLSAGAAVLAGRVLLPLWRNLRHRLRVTAVVSEAPDVVSVYMSGKHLDRMPARAGQFFLWRFLTKDRWYQANPFSLSAAPDGRTLRLTAKALGDASASLRNLRIGTRVFAEGPYGAFTTIHQRRPDALLVAGGVGITPIRALLEDIQGHVVVLYRVRTQADAVLLPELNELAKTRGAMVSVLTGPDQAVGPRGTMLGPANLHMMVPDVHERDVFVCGPPGMTSAVLRSLRELRVPKAQVHAERFSLAA